A region of Lycium ferocissimum isolate CSIRO_LF1 unplaced genomic scaffold, AGI_CSIRO_Lferr_CH_V1 ctg17828, whole genome shotgun sequence DNA encodes the following proteins:
- the LOC132042771 gene encoding uncharacterized protein LOC132042771, whose translation MGKYIELLDVGIRMVARFNSHCPQTSRMYYHPPSRHDEEDHHLHLFSHQNSSVNSGGVSGDATAVGDLFLRKASFGIDANELILHTVV comes from the coding sequence ATGGGGAAGTACATAGAGTTGTTAGACGTTGGTATTAGAATGGTTGCCAGATTCAACTCCCACTGCCCTCAAACTTCAAGAATGTATTATCATCCGCCAAGCAGGCATGACGAAGAAGACCACCATCTCCACCTCTTCAGTCACCAGAATTCTAGCGTCAACAGTGGTGGCGTTAGCGGAGATGCGACGGCTGTAGGGGATTTGTTTCTCCGGAAGGCTAGTTTTGGAATTGACGCTAATGAATTGATTCTTCATACTGTAGTTtga